One stretch of Plasmodium vivax chromosome 8, whole genome shotgun sequence DNA includes these proteins:
- a CDS encoding T-complex protein 1, eta subunit, putative (encoded by transcript PVX_119530A) produces the protein MSHLMSLPIVLLKEGTDKAQGKSQIIRNINACQIIVDIIKTTLGPRGMDKLIYTEKDVTITNDGATVMNLLSISHPAACILVDIAKSQDEEVGDGTTSVVVVAGELLNEAKQLLNDGIEPNMIIDGFRNACTVAINKLNDLSLRFVSKSEEEKKEILIKCAQTALNSKLVSNHKAFFSELVVNAVFKLGDSIDKSNVGIKKVTGGSCLDTQLIYGVAFKKTFSYAGFEQQPKTFLNPKILLLNVELELKAEKENAEVRIDNPSDYNSIVQAEWEIIFKKLNLIKESGANIVLSRLPIGDIATQFFADNDIFCAGRVEDADLKRTANATGAIVQTSLFNLNEGILGTCGVFEEVQIGNERYNIFKECLKTKSVTIILRGGASQFIEEVERSINDAIMIVLRCMGNSEIVPGAGSIEMQLSKHLRIYSRSICNKEQIVLYSFAKALESIPRHLSHNAGYDSTDILNKLRKKHSEETSDIWYGVDCHEGDIINAYEHCIFEVTKIKRNVIYSATEAACLILSIDETIKNPASNADKGPRNPYA, from the coding sequence AGGAGGGCACGGACAAAGCCCAGGGGAAGAGCCAAATCATCCGGAACATAAACGCGTGCCAAATTATCGTGGACATCATAAAGACGACCCTGGGGCCGCGCGGCATGGACAAGCTGATCTACACGGAGAAGGACGTCACCATAACGAATGATGGGGCGACGGTGATGAATCTGCTGAGCATTTCCCACCCCGCCGCGTGCATCCTAGTGGACATAGCCAAATCGCAAGATGAAGAGGTAGGAGACGGAACCACCTCCGTGGTAGTAGTAGCAGGAGAGTTACTAAACGAAGCTAAGCAATTACTAAACGATGGAATAGAACCCAATATGATAATCGATGGGTTCAGAAATGCATGCACAGTGGCAATCAACAAGTTGAATGACCTAAGTCTCAGGTTCGTTAGCAAaagtgaagaggaaaaaaaagaaatcctAATCAAGTGTGCCCAGACGGCATTAAACTCCAAGCTGGTTTCGAACCACAAGGCCTTCTTCAGTGAACTGGTGGTAAACGCGGTCTTCAAATTGGGAGATAGCATAGACAAATCAAACGTAGGAATTAAGAAAGTCACAGGAGGGTCTTGCCTAGACACACAGCTCATCTACGGAgtggcatttaaaaaaacgttcTCCTACGCTGGGTTCGAACAACAACCCAAAACGTTTCTGAACCCAAAAATTCTGCTCCTAAATGTAGAGCTTGAATTGAAGGCAGAAAAGGAGAATGCAGAGGTGAGGATAGATAACCCTAGTGACTATAACTCCATTGTGCAGGCGGAAtgggaaattatttttaaaaaattaaatttaataaaagagAGTGGAGCTAATATCGTCTTGTCCAGACTCCCCATTGGAGATATCGCCACTCAGTTTTTTGCGGACAATGATATCTTCTGCGCAGGCAGAGTGGAAGATGCGGATTTGAAACGAACGGCCAACGCAACGGGTGCCATCGTGCAGACATCCCTGTTTAACTTAAATGAAGGCATATTAGGCACCTGTGGAGTCTTCGAAGAGGTGCAAATTGGCAATGAAAGgtacaacatttttaaagagtGTCTGAAGACCAAGTCAGTTACCATCATCTTGAGGGGAGGTGCTAGCCAATTCATTGAGGAGGTGGAGAGATCCATTAACGACGCCATTATGATTGTGCTCAGATGCATGGGCAACTCCGAAATCGTTCCCGGAGCGGGTTCTATAGAGATGCAATTATCTAAGCATCTTCGCATTTACAGTAGATCCATTTGCAACAAGGAGCAGATTGTTCTCTACTCCTTCGCGAAAGCGTTAGAGTCCATTCCCAGACACCTGTCGCACAACGCTGGCTATGACTCAACGGATATTCTGAACAAACTCAGGAAGAAACACTCCGAAGAGACCAGCGACATCTGGTATGGGGTGGACTGCCACGAGGGGGACATCATCAATGCGTATGAGCACTGCATCTTCGAGGTTACCAAAATCAAGCGGAACGTAATTTACAGCGCCACCGAGGCCGCCTGCCTCATCCTCTCCATCGACGAGACGATAAAGAACCCCGCCAGCAACGCGGACAAGGGCCCGCGCAACCCCTAcgcctga
- a CDS encoding hypothetical protein, conserved (encoded by transcript PVX_119525A), protein MNDKIVIREPLFAAPNEGKSGAGQYEQENFFGGERKDGANLTHHIGTNGPYKRCERWEHDGGSEQRSDPPLQLNEREDMSCFVNYKGDTQNLSHEKNVFVSFRKGEINPTYNIMDNIHDVHYTRRGTNGLNDYLRHVKINHTAPCVGEFRTCMHCFLSIATLFCKTCNVFLCAVCSIKLHKNEKDHVVNVASSGLFENDCSYNDVIVREKDKWLVEMDNNIPVKIREKCPVHTNEYVKYACKSCQYTLLCSDCLLNDPVHVQNEVVGGGNSPGEKRQDGAHAQEGSPRSDQEGENDGGGSAAPLRGGDPPSQTIVSIHQKGDTAVSPTTTRITTPPTPADDLLAHLKPGFKLIRGGHEIYTLVDAKNEIKRELNDKLEVLCRKSLVLKNAIPSLRNTYKYGKITSKNVKRSIRASFTITNSYLEKRKKKLHEELKVVQDKSTNFLKTIDEQRINYHSYLGMKKNEIQHMVKLSGRNAGLSLDYYVQKLESYKCLFFSKGNLIDIEKKLEIPHSNMKSEHLPSLVETMRVDVLEAKKKVSDASALIKKEFEKLFRCSSEIAVYPAHFRHILQKRIYAGGRVEPVDVDARRRQRYFHILPFTDLYMNMQVTFQQQFLRKDSLHQKWEVRTVSLRSVYLCVHTHAGEVMSDVMSGVANGVGSGGGPHGAFPAQLPLSEDPPQSSHFIQKSEIKNLSNDIESVVSLPNVSVKLFSHEDITNITILERRNHPYGIEITEYNEKRDLCGYWLLTAKKESDVNALFDLLMGVKKQNKTGAVVPSFHPKINMSNPMFHFHQKNVNEVYKQLAGGLVEGPVVLLPGENTHMGEANENRLRGDELGRQQGSLETGQSSHSGDYTYERFRRDSSLLHYYEGMDDPEYSQHVKSHKIEDFIVGQTDVSPSNEEMALAECSQDSCSGEGATEKITTEGSPAEEASNEPLA, encoded by the exons atgaACGACAAAATAGTGATTCGAGAGCCCCTGTTCGCGGCGCCGAACGAGGGCAAGAGCGGCGCGGGCCAGTACGAGCAAGAGAACTTCTTCGGCGGGGAAAGGAAAGATGGGGCGAACCTGACCCACCATATAGGCACAAATGGGCCATACAAAAGGTGTGAGAGGTGGGAACACGATGGGGGAAGCGAACAGAGGAGTGACCCCCCCCTCCAGTTAAACGAAAGAGAAGACATGAGCTGTTTTGTCAACTACAAAGGGGATACGCAAAATTTAAGtcacgaaaaaaatgttttcgtttcgtttagaaaaggagaaataaacCCCACCTACAATATAATGGATAACATACACGATGTGCATTACACCAGGAGAGGTACCAACGgtttaaatgattatttgAGGCACGTGAAGATCAATCACACCGCTCCTTGCGTGGGTGAGTTCAGGACCTGCATGCATTGCTTCCTCAGCATCGCGACtctcttttgcaaaacgtgTAATGTATTTCTCTGCGCAGTGTGCAGCATCAAGTtgcataaaaatgagaaagacCACGTAGTCAACGTGGCCAGCAGTGGCTTGTTCGAAAATGACTGCTCCTATAATGATGTCATCGTGAGGGAGAAGGACAAATGGCTAGTCGAGATGGATAATAATATCCCAGTGAAAATTAGGGAGAAGTGTCCTGTGCATACGAATGAGTATGTGAAGTACGCCTGCAAGAGTTGCCAGTACACTTTGCTGTGTAGTGACTGCTTGCTGAATGACCCTGTGCATGTGCAGAATGAGGTAGTGGGTGGGGGGAACTCCCccggggagaagcggcaggATGGGGCGCACGCCCAGGAAGGGTCCCCCCGCAGCGACCAAGAAGGGGAGAACGATGGCGGTGGGAGTGCAGCTCCCTTGCGCGGTGGCGACCCGCCAAGCCAAACCATCGTCAGCAtacaccaaaagggggacacaGCCGTGTCGCCCACCACCACGCGTATCACCACGCCGCCTACCCCCGCGGACGACTTGCTGGCGCACCTGAAGCCGGGGTTCAAGCTAATCCGCGGCGGCCACGAAATATACACCCTGGTGGAcgcgaaaaatgaaataaagcGGGAACTGAATGACAAACTAGAAGTCTTGTGCCGAAAATCGCTAGTCCTCAAAAATGCAATTCCGTCGCTGAGGAACACCTACAAGTACGGAAAGATCAcgagcaaaaatgtgaagaggtcCATAAGGGCTTCTTTCACCATCACGAATAGCTACCtagaaaagagaaaaaaaaaattacacgaAGAGCTAAAAGTGGTACAGGACAAAAGCaccaactttttaaaaacgataGACGAGCAGAGAATAAACTATCACAGCTACCTtgggatgaagaaaaatgaaattcagCACATGGTGAAGTTGAGTGGTCGAAATGCAGGTCTCTCTTTGGACTACTACGTGCAGAAATTAGAATCATACAagtgtctatttttttctaaggGAAACCTAATAGACATAGAGAAGAAGCTGGAGATCCCCCACTCGAATATGAAGTCGGAGCATTTGCCTTCCCTTGTAGAAACGATGAGGGTGGACGTTttggaagcgaaaaaaaaggttagcGACGCCTCTGCACTGATTAAGAAAGAATTTGAGAAACTCTTCAGGTGTAGTAGCGAGATTGCTGTCTACCCTGCGCACTTTAGGCACATCCTCCAGAAGAGGATATACGCCGGGGGGAGGGTCGAGCCGGTGGATGTGGACGCGAGGAGGCGGCAGAGGTACTTTCACATCCTCCCCTTCACAGATCTGTATATGAACATGCAGGTGACCTTCCAGCAGCAGTTCTTGCGGAAGGACTCCCTGCATCAGAAGTGGGAGGTGCGCACCGTTTCGCTGCGCTCTGTTTATTTGTGTGTGCACACGCATGCGGGGGAGGTGATGAGCGACGTGATGAGCGGCGTGGCAAACGGCGTAGGGAGTGGTGGAGGCCCCCATGGCGCGTTCCCCGCCCAGCTGCCTCTCTcggaggaccccccccaaAGCAGCCACTTCATCCAGAAgagcgaaataaaaaacctCAGCAACGACATCGAATCCGTTGTGAGTCTCCCCAACGTGAGCGTCAAGCTGTTTTCCCACGAGGACATAACGAACATAACAATCTTGGAGAGGAGGAACCACCCCTACGGGATAGAAATCACGGAGTATAATGAGAAGAGGGATTTGTGTGGCTACTGGTTGTTGACGGCCAAGAAGGAGAGCGATGTGAATGCCCTGTTTGACCTGTTGATGGGTGTTAAGAAGCAGAACAAAACGGGTGCAGTGGTCCCATCTTTCCACCCAAAGATAAATATGAGCAACCCGATGTTTCATTTCCACCAGAAGAATGTAAACGAGGTGTATAAGCAGTTGGCGGGGGGCCTGGTGGAAGGGCCAGTTGTGCTCCTTCCCGGGGAGAACACCCACATGGGGGAGGCTAACGAGAATCGCTTGAGGGGGGATGAACTGGGAAGGCAGCAGGGCAGCCTCGAAACGGGGCAAAGCAGCCACAGTGGTGATTACACCTATGAGCGGTTCAGGAGGGACTCCAGCCTGCTACACTACTACGAGGGCATGGACGACCCGGAGTATAGCCAGCATGTGAAGAGCCACAAAATTGAGGACTTTATCGTTGGCCAGACAGACGTGTCCCCTTCGAATGAGGAGATGGCGCTAGCGGAGTGCAGCCAGGAT AGCTGCTCTGGGGAGGGCGCCACGGAGAAAATCACCACAGAGGGATCCCCCGCAGAGGAGGCATCAAACGAACCGCTTGCCTGA
- a CDS encoding DNA polymerase delta small subunit, putative (encoded by transcript PVX_119520A), which yields MSEDASKRAKPEFEGDCEFPLQKKVKKGHYNYENQSKGFLIGKATYTQQYCEIYSARTKAMKGLLVRTVERLGGGGGQVSGQLNGHVKAELGCKVKGEDAGSGTGEETGSGTGEDTGEGTGEVKSEGTGDGTGDGTGDGTGRSCGGKAYPLLHYLKEIKTNENCYCIGTLFKKMELRPSILNEYISEINEAEDVVVNYSHDEDVLFLEDETARLKLEGNINSDHYVTGLTVIIKGTGMSNGSLYVEELIYAYVPKLEVPRCISDDDKYILFVSGLYISEQNENGHNTSLLKNFILGLHGDKHLSEKLIRVVIVGNCLRNVESNEKDMNTVDTFLASLCPAVYVDLMPGEKDPSDAILPQQPFPNLFFKTARSYSSFQCVTNPYLFSIDGVNVCCMSGEPVNNIVSYSKNCPLDALKMIAKSRILSPTSPDTLGCYPFIEKDPFCLPDDDKYPHIFVNGNCAQLEVQHLHGEKTLPLLACLPSFDVTPKALLVNIRNMQHVTLSFDVGEGSAIQK from the coding sequence ATGAGCGAAGACGCGAGCAAACGCGCGAAGCCGGAGTTCGAGGGGGACTGCGAGTTCCCCCTGCAGAAGAAAGTGAAGAAGGGGCACTACAACTATGAGAACCAGTCCAAGGGGTTCCTGATCGGCAAGGCGACCTACACGCAGCAGTACTGCGAAATTTACAGCGCGCGGACCAAGGCGATGAAGGGGCTGCTGGTGAGGACGGTGGAGCGGCTaggcggggggggcggccaGGTGAGCGGCCAGCTGAACGGTCACGTCAAGGCAGAGCTGGGCTGCAAAGTGAAGGGCGAAGATGCGGGAAGCGGTACGGGCGAGGAGACAGGAAGCGGTACGGGTGAAGATACGGGAGAAGGTACGGGCGAGGTTAAGAGCGAAGGTACGGGCGACGGTACGGGCGACGGTACGGGCGACGGTACGGGCCGCTCCTGCGGGGGCAAGGCGTACCCCCTGCTGCACTACCTGAAGGAAATCAAGACGAACGAAAACTGCTACTGCATAGGCACGctgttcaaaaaaatggagctgCGGCCCTCCATCCTAAACGAGTACATCAGCGAAATCAACGAGGCGGAAGACGTCGTGGTGAATTACTCGCATGACGAAGACGTCCTTTTTCTGGAGGACGAAACGGCAAGGCTAAAGTTGGAAGGCAATATAAACAGTGACCATTACGTGACCGGGCTGACGGTCATTATAAAAGGGACGGGCATGAGCAACGGGTCCCTCTATGTGGAGGAGCTCATTTATGCGTACGTGCCAAAGTTAGAAGTTCCGAGGTGCATTAGCGATGATGATAAGTATATCCTGTTCGTCTCGGGGCTGTACATAAGTGAGCAAAACGAAAACGGACATAACACCTCTCTGTTGAAgaatttcattttggggCTACATGGAGATAAGCACTTATCCGAGAAGCTCATCAGGGTAGTTATCGTTGGAAACTGTCTTCGAAATGTAGAGAGCAATGAGAAAGACATGAACACAGTTGACACGTTCCTTGCTTCTCTCTGCCCAGCTGTGTATGTAGATTTAATGCCTGGAGAGAAGGACCCTAGTGATGCCATCTTACCACAACAGCCATTTCCTAACCTATTTTTTAAGACTGCCAGAAGTTACAGCTCCTTTCAGTGCGTAACCAACCCGTACCTCTTCTCCATCGACGGTGTGAATGTATGCTGTATGTCCGGTGAACCTGTTAACAATATCGTCTCCTACTCCAAAAATTGCCCTTTGGACGCTCTTAAAATGATTGCAAAGAGTCGCATTTTATCTCCCACCTCGCCTGATACTCTGGGGTGCTATCCGTTCATCGAGAAGGACCCGTTTTGCCTACCGGACGATGATAAGTACCCCCACATTTTTGTCAACGGGAACTGCGCGCAGCTCGAGGTGCAGCACCTGCACGGGGAAAAGACGCTGCCCCTGCTGGCGTGCCTGCCCAGCTTCGACGTCACCCCCAAGGCGCTGCTCGTCAACATCAGGAATATGCAGCACGTCACGTTGAGCTTCGacgtgggggaggggagtGCCATCCAGAAGTAG